In Strix aluco isolate bStrAlu1 chromosome 33, bStrAlu1.hap1, whole genome shotgun sequence, the following proteins share a genomic window:
- the LOC141917050 gene encoding uncharacterized protein LOC141917050 — protein MVAVVPGALKDTGGVSAAAAAACPPPRAAAPVPAMLGPGRALLGAEGPAGVAAAAARGARLGAAAAGAAAAAAPATAPAAAALGRAGGAQRGGHCPGPQGVGALRSHPAFIEQGRARALCAGATSSVMSQCPHGQQPGAGALVALLVVVTSLMRSVGLWRGAGTRTPVEVLVVVLVLPTLLLCGFWSLPQPRGFLTFTLVILSPIPWRGVSEELRGAELLAGLKPPPCSILGLPGLGTPTGASTANTSSTARTSSSAIIITSTTIIIILTRTTSTTSTAGTTRTAGTVSTAGTAIIVVIIIIAIIITSTTIIIILTRTTSTAGTTRTARTVSTAGTAIIVVIIIITTSTASSAPALLFSLPAPAAPFPSLSGVNYNSRSH, from the coding sequence ATGGTGGCGGTGGTGCCCGGGGCCCTCAAGGACACTGGGGGcgtctcagcagcagcagcagctgcgtGTCCCCCGCCGAGGGCGGCTGCGCCGGTACCGGCGATGCTTGGACCCGGCCGGGCTCTGCTGGGTGCCGAGGGTCCTGCGGGTGTGGCGGCTGCGGCGGCTCGTGGAGCGCGACTGGGTGCGGCAGCTGCGGGTGCTGCGGCGGCTGCTGCCCCTGCCACGGCTCCTGCTGCGGCGGCACTGGGCCGTGCTGGCGGTGCCCAGAGGGGCGGCCACTGCCCGGGCCCTCAGGGAGTCGGGGCTCTGCGCTCCCACCCCGCTTTTATAGAGCAGGGCCGGGCTCGGGCCCTTTGTGCCGGGGCCACCTCATCAGTGATGTCGCAATGTCCCCACGGCCAGCAGCCCGGCGCCGGGGCACTGGTGgcactgctggtggtggtgacatCGCTGATGAGGTCTGTGGGGCtgtggagaggggctgggacACGGACAccggtggaggtgctggtggtggtTCTGGTGCTGCCGACTTTGCTCCTGTGTGGCTTTTGGTCATTACCTCAGCCCAggggttttctcacttttactcttgtGATTCTCTCCCCGATCCCGTGGCGGGGAGTGAGCGAGGAGctgcgtggggctgagctgctggctgggcttaaaccaccaCCCTGCTCCATCCTGGGCCTCCCTGGGCTGGGGACCCCAACTGGCGCCAGCACCGCCAACACCTCCAGCACCGCCAGAACCTCCAGCAGCGCCATCATCATCACCAGcaccaccatcatcatcatcctcaccAGAActaccagcaccaccagcaccgCCGGCACCACCAGAACCGCCGGAACTGTCAGCACCGCCGGCACCGCCATCATcgtcgtcatcatcatcatcgcCATCATCATCACCAGcaccaccatcatcatcatcctcaccAGAACTACCAGCACCGCCGGCACCACCAGAACCGCCAGAACTGTCAGCACTGCCGGCACCGCCATCATcgtcgtcatcatcatcatcaccaccagCACCGCCAGCAGTGCCCCGGCTTTGCTCTtttccctgccagcccctgcagcACCATTTCCTTCTCTCAGTGGGGTCAATTACAACAGTCGCTCTCACTAG